Sequence from the Alphaproteobacteria bacterium genome:
TTGCGCACGCCTTCGTCGACGACGTTGTTGAGCTCGAAGGAGAAGGCGGCGGCAATGTGGTCCTTCTCCCACTCGCTCATGCTGTTCCAGAACATCGTCGCCTGGCTGAAGTGATCGTCGAAGCTGGGGCTGCGCCGGCGCGTCTTGGCACCCGACTCCTCGCGTGCCAGCGAGCGGAACGCCTCGGCGGCCTGCGGCGAATGCATCGGGCAGCCGCGCGCCAGGCTGTTGGGGAAGTAGCTTACGCGGCCCGTGTTGATGGTCATGCGCGCGAAGCCGTCACGCTGATTGCTGTCGACCGGCGCCAGCGAGCGGTTGATCGGCAGCTCGTGGAAGTTCGGCCCGACGCGCCTGAGCTGCGTGTCGATGTAGGAGAACAGCCGGCCCTGCAGCAGCGGGTCGTTGGTGAAGTCGATGCCCGGGATGATATGGCCGGTATCGAAGGCGACCTGCTCGGTCTCGGCGAAGAAATTATCGGGGTTGCGGTTGAGCGTGAGCCTGCCGACGCGGCGGATCGGCACGACCTCCTCGGGGATGATCTTGGTCGGGTCGAGCAGGTCGAAGTCGAAGGCATGCTCGTCCTTCTCCTCGACGATCTGCAGGCCCAGCTCCCATTCCGGGAAGTCGCCGCGCTCGATCGCCTCGAAGAGGTCGCGGCGATGGAAATCGGGATCGCGGCCCGAGGTCAGCTGCGCCTCGTCCCAGACCTGTGACGCCACGCCCTTCAGCGGCTTCCAGTGGAACTTCACGAAGCGCGACACGCCTTCGGCATTGACCAGCCGGAAGGTGTGCACGCCGAAGCCTTCCATGGTGGCGAAGCTGCGCGGCAGCGCCCGGTCGCTCATCGCCCACATCAGCATGTGCGCGCTTTCCGGCGTGAGCGAGACGAAATCCCAGAAGGTGTCGTGCGCCGCGGTCGCCTGCGGGATCTCGTTGTGCGGCTCGGGCTTCACCGCGTGGACCAGGTCGGGGAACTTGCTGGCGTCCTGGATGAAGAACACCGGCATGTTGTTGCCGACGAGGTCCCACACGCCCGACGTGGTGTAGAACTTCACCGCGAAGCCGCGCACGTCGCGCGGCGTGTCGCTCGAGCCGCGCGATCCCACCACGGTCGAGAAGCGTACGAAGACGGGGGTCTCGATACCCTTGGCCTGCAGCGGTGCCGCCATGGTGAGCTCGCTGAGATCGCCGTACGAGACGAACACGCCGTGGGCACCTGCGCCGCGCGCATGCACGACCCGTTCGGGAATCCGTTCGTGATCGAAGTGCGTGATCTTCTCGCGCATCAGGATGTCTTCGATCAGCGTCGCGCCGCGGCCATGCGCCTTCAGCGAGCTCTGGTCGTCGCCGACCCGGACGCCCTGGTTGGTCGTCAGGCGCTCGCCGGGCGGCTGGCTGTGGTGCGCGAGTTCCTGCGTCTTGGCTGTCTCGACCTTGCCGGTCGCCTGGCCGGCTGTCCGGGCCTGCGAGGCCCCGGGGGTACGCCCTGCCGCTGCCTCGCCCGTCGTCTTCGCCATGGCTCGCTCCATCTCGTCGAGGCATGGAACGGGAGGCCGCGACGGTGGTTCCTGACGGTGGTTCCTATCGCGCGGCCGCAACCGACAGGTCGGTCGACCGTTGGCATTGGCTGGACGGAGGTAGCAATCATGTCGGCCGGGAAGGACAGGAAGACCCTGGGCCAGGAAAGCGCCTCGCCTCCAGGGCCGATCCTGGCGCATGCGGCGAAGATCCTGCCGGCCGTGTCGGTCGACACCTACAACGAGGAACTGCGCGACGACGAAGGCTTCGTCGGCGATCGCGCCAGCGGCCGCGCGTTCCGCGCCATCCTCGACGACTGGCGCGACCTCGTCAGGGAGCAGGGCGACGATCCCTTCGGCGACACGGCCACCGAGAACATCCGCAAGACCCAGATGGACAAGATGCTGGCGGGCGACGACCCCAGGGCGGCGGGCCTCGTGCATACCGTGATCGAGGAATTCGCTGGCGAGCTGGCCACCGTCGTGCGCCGCTTCCTGCGACTTCAGAGCTGGAAGGGTACCGAAAGCATCGTGATCGGCGGCGGCCTGAGCGCCAGCCATATCGGCACGCTGGCGATCGGCCGTGCGGGACTGATCCTGGCCGGCGAGGGGATCGAGGTCATGCTGCGCCCGATCGAGCATCATCCCGACGAGGCCGGCCTGGTGGGCGCCGTGCAGCTCGCCCCCTCCTGGGTGCTGGCCGGCCACGACGCGATCCTCGCGATCGACATCGGCGGCACCAACCTGCGTGTCGGCGTGGTCGAGCTCAACCTCGGCAGGAAGGACAGCCTCGCGAAGGCCAAGGTGTGGAAGCTGCGCCACTGGCGGCATGCCGACGATGAGCCGACGCGCGCGCAGACCTTGAAGCGCCTCAACGCGATGACCGTCGAGATGATCGAGCGCGCCGAGGTCGGCAAGGTGCGGCTGGCGCCCTTCCTTGGCATCGCCTGCCCGGGCCTGATCGACGCCAGCGGCCGGATCCGGAGCGGCGGCCAGAACCTGCCCGGCAATTGGCAGGACGACGACTTCCATCTGCCGAGCAGCCTGGATCTGCCGAGGATCGGCGGCCATGAGCCGGTCGTGATGATGCACAACGACGCGGTCGTGCAGGGGCTGAGCGCCGTGCCGGTAATGAAATCGCTGAGGCACTGGGGCGTGCTGACCATCGGCACCGGACTGGGCAACGCAAGGTTTTCCAACCACCCGCGCGAAGCCTGAGACCCGGCGCCGGAATGGCGCTAGTCTTTGCGGGAGGCCGAGGCCGGCCCGTCCGGGAGCGCGCATGCCATGAGCATCCGCCGTTTGCCGATCCTGCTCGCCTGCGTGCTGCTCGCCGTGCAGGCCCATGGCCAGCCCTCGGGCCGCCGCGGCGATGGCCACGCCGAGCACCACGACTGGTACAAGGACCTGCGCCAGCCAGACAGCGGCGTGGCCTGCTGCAATGGCTCGGTCGATGGCAGGGAGGGTGACTGCCGTCCGGCGCCATCCTACATGGCCGAGGACGGCTTCTACCGCGTCTGGGATGGCCGGAACTGGCTGGTGGTGCCCAAGGGCAAGATCATCACCATGCCGACGCCCGATCGCCGCACCCATTTGTGCGAGCTCTACGGCAAGGTGTTCTGCTTCATCGTCGAGGGGCCGTCGAGCTGAGAACTGGTGCTGCGAGAGAGGATTGAACTCTCGACCTCACCCTTACCAAGGGTGTGCTCTACCACTGAGCTACCGCAGCCTGTCTCAGTTCGTCCGGGCGGCCGGGGTATGCCATACAGCCCCTGACGGTTCAACCCTGTCCCGGCCGGGAGGACAACGTGGCCTATACGACCTTCGACTTCGACGTCAGCGACAATGTCGCGCATATCCGCCTGAACCGGCCGGACAAGCGCAACTCCATGACCCGGGAATTCTGGGAGGAGATCCGCCATGTCTTCGCCGTCGCCATCGGCGAGGAGCGCGCCGAGGTGCGCGTGGCGGTGATCTCCTCGACCGGGCCGCATTTCACGGCGGGCATGGATCTCTCGGTTTTCGGCTCGATCGTCGCCGAGGAGGCCGACCCGGCACGGCGGCGCGAGCGCTTCCGCCGCGGCCTGCTGGCCTACCAGGAGTCCTTCAGCGTCATGGAGAAGGTGCGCGTGCCGGTGCTGGCGGCGGTGCAGGGCGGCTGCATCGGCGGCGGCGTCGACATGATCTCGGCCTGCGACATGCGCTACTGCACCGATGACGCCTTCTTCACCATCAAGGAGATCGATCTCGGCATGACCGCCGATGTCGGCACCCTGCAGCGCCTGCCGCATTTGATCCCGCAGGGCCTGGTGCGCGAGCTGGCCTATACCGGCCGCGCGCTGTCGGCCCAGGAGGCGCTGCGCGCCGGGCTGGTCAACACGGTCCACACCACGCAGGCCGGGATGCTCGAGAGCGTGATGGGAATCGCGCGCACCATCGCGGCGAAGTCGCCGCTGGCGGTGTACGGCAGCAAGGAGATGATCAACTACGCGCGTGACCATTCGGTCGACGAGGCGCTGAACTACATGAGCGTGTGGAATGCTGCCTTCATCCACGGCGCCGACATGCCCGAGGCCTTCACCGCGACGCGCGAGAAGCGCGCGCCGCATTTCGCCGATCTCGATCTGCGCAAGACAATTTGACTACCTTCCCCCGCTGGCGGGGGAAGGTGGCGCGAAGCGCCGGATGGGGGTGGCTCGCGCGACAACTCTGCTCTCCATGACTGGCCGCTATGCCGCCACCCCCATCCGCCCTTCGGGCACCTTCCCCCGCGAAACGGGAGAAGGTAGTTCGTCACTTGCTCACGTAGCTGCGGCGTACCGGTGCGGCCGCGCCGGCCTTGCGGCTTTCGAACACAACGGCCTTGTCGCTGTCGAGCGTGGTGAGCTTCATCTCGGCCGGCAGGCGGCGGTCGCTGGGCCTGCCGGCTTCGCTCTCGACCAGGAAGGCGCGCACGGCGTCGATGGTGGGAGCCGCCTGGCCGTTGGCGGCCTTGCGCTCCGACAGCGCCTCGACCGCGCTGGCGTGCAGCAGCTTGGGCCACATCTTGCGGAACAGCCCGCCCGAGCCATAGACCTCGGCGCTGTTGATCCTGCCGTTGATGGCGAAGACGTAGCCGATGACGTCGGGTTCCCTGTCGATCGAGGGCGTCAGCGCCGCGACCGTCTCCCTGATCGTCGCCTGGAGCTTCTGGTTCTCCAGCGACAGCTGCAGGGAGCTGGCCGAGGCAGCGGCGGCCACCGGCGCCTGCACCGAGTCGCTGAGCTTGCGCTGCATCTCGGCGACGCCGGCCCAGACGCGGCCCTGGCTGTCGGCCGGCGCGCGGCGTGCGATCTGGCGCCGCTCATGCGGATCGCGCGGCTCGGGATCGGGCCGCGCATCGGGCCTGGCCGGCACGCCGCGCGCGGCGAGCTTCAGGTCCTTCGAGGGCAGCGAGGTGGTGGCGCTGGAGAACTGCCGGACGTCCTCGGTGCCGCGCGCCGCCCAGCGGCCGGCCTCGACGCAGAACGCCGCCAGCGGGATGCGGCCCGAGCGCGGCGCCAGCACCAGGTCGAGCTGCACGACGCGGTCCTGCTTGCCGCCCTTCACGATGTCGCCGGCCTGCACGAAGATGTCCTGGTCGCCGACGTTCTCGATGTCGAGCTGGTCGACGTTGCCGGTCTCGCGCACGCGCACGAAGCCGCGCTGCAGCGCCTCCTGCAGGGTGAGCGGCGGCTTGCCGGTGTCGCCCGGCTTGCCGTGGATCATGTAGAGGGTGAGATTGCCGTGGGTGTAGGGCCCGGAGAGCCTGTAGTCGGCGGCCTTGAGATCGGCAGCCCAGAGGTCGCCAATTCCTGCCGCCGGGAGGGCGATGCCGGCGGCCAGCGCCGCCAATGCCGTGATCCTGATTCGCGCGCTGAGCTGCCTCATCGGTGATTTCTCCCTTTCACTCAAGGCGAGGAGAGCATCGGTGGCGTTTGCGGCGCGGCCACGGTTCGTCCGTGGCGGGATCAAGGAGAATGGGGCAGCTACATTGCCGATTACTTGCCCCCGGCCGCGATCCTGACGTAGTCGAATGTATTGGCCCTAGCGCAGACCGGCCAGCAGGCGACGGAAACCTGCCGCCATCGCACCGGCCTGCGCCGGGCGCAGGCGGCGCGCGAACAGCTCGTCGATGGAAGCGCGATAGACCGGCCACATGCGTGCGCGCAGCGCCGCGCCCTTGTCGGTCAGGGCGGCGTAGGTGCCGCGGCGATCGTCCGGGCTGCGGCTGCGTCGAACGAGCCTCGCTTTCTCGAGCTGGCCGACGAGATGGGTGAGGTGGCTGCGGCTCAGCACCATGGTATCGGCCAGCTCGCCCATGCGCAGCCGCCGGCCGGGCGCCCGCTCGAGCGCCCACAGCGCGTCGTACCACAGCAGGGACGGCAGGCCGGCCGCCGACAGCCGCGCGCCGATGGCGTCGGTCAGCGCCGCGTGCGCGCGCAGGAAGAGGGGCCAGGTCTCCGTCGCCGTCATCGCAGCCATCATGTCGATAGTTGAAATTTGAAGCAAGCGCGCCTATGTCGTTCAAGATTGAACTATTGGAGGCCCGTCATGACCGACCTCGTCCTCGTCAGCCACCATCTCTGCCCCTACGTGCAGCGCGCGGCCATCGCCCTGATGGAAAAGGACGTGCCGTTCGAGCGGCGCGATATCGATCTCGCCGACAAGCCGGACTGGTTCCGCGCGATCTCGCCGCTGGGCAGGACGCCGGTGCTGCTGGTCGACGGCAAGCCGCTCTTCGAATCGGCGATCATCGCCGACTATCTCGACGAGACGCGCCCCCCTCGGCTGCATCCCGAGGACGCCTTCGAGCGTGCGCGCCATCGCGGCTGGGTCGAGGTGGCGTCGGCGATCCTCAACGACATCGCCGGCTTCTACGGTGCGCCCGACGCGGCGACGCTCGGTGCCAGGCGCGAGGCGATGGCGGCGAAGTTCGCCCGTGTGGAGGAGGCGCTGGGCGAGGGGCCGTACTTCGCCGGCGCGGCGTTCAGCCTGGTCGATGCCGCCTTCGGGCCGGTGTTCCGCTATTTCGACGTCTTCGACACCATCGCCGATTTCGCTGTCTTCGCCGCCACGCCGAAGGTCCGGGCGTGGCGCCAGGCGCTCGCGGCGCGGCCGTCGGTGCGGGCCGCCGTGGCCGCCGACTATCCAAAGCGGCTGCGGCGCTTCCTGCTGGCGCGCCGCTCCGAGCTCAGCCGGCGCATGGCGCTGGCCGCCTAGAGGATCACGACTGTCATCCCTCGGTGCGCTCGGGATGACAGGACGCCGAATGCTCTAGCTCCGCAGGATCTTCCAGATGCCCTTGAGATCGACCAGGGTGCGGTCGCCGACATAGACGCGCCCGGTGACGAAGACGAGGTCGCGGGTGGTGCGCGTGACCGACCCGGTGCATTCGATCCAGTCGCCGGCGCGGCCAGGTGCCACGAAGGACGAGGCAAGGTCGATGGTCGAGCTCGGCGTCTTGCCGCCGGCGAAGAAGGCCAGCGCGCCGAGGCAGGTGTCGGCGAAGCTCACTAGCATGCCGCCGTGGACGATGCCGCCGGGATTGAGGTGCTTCTCGGTGGCGCGGAAGCCCCAGGCGTAGGCGCGGCCTTCCTTCGGCTTGCGCAGGTAGAGTGGGCCGATCAGCGCGCCGAAGCCGACATTGCCGCGCAGCGGCTCGAAATGCGCGGGGACCTCGACGGCGATGGCAGGCTCGGCGCTCATGCCGGCTTCTTCCAGTCGCGCAGCGCGACGGCGGCGCTGTAGTTCAGCAGCGGCGTGCCGTTCTGCATCACCGTGCCGGTGGGGAAGGCGAAGCGCTCGCTGCTGCGCGCGAGGTCGACCGTGGTTTCCAGCGGCGCGCCCACCGTGCCGGCCGACAGGAACTCCGCGGTGAACATCGCCGTCGACGGCGCCTTGCCCAGCCGCGCGGTGATCGCCGTGCAGAAGGCGTTGTCGGCGAAGGTCATCAGCATGCCGCCATGCACCGAGGCGCCGGAGTTCAGCATGAACTGGAAGGTCGGCTGCACGACGTGCACGCCGTCGGGCTTGTCCTGGAAGAAGGTCGGGCCGGTATGGCGCAGATAGGGGCTCGAGCGCAGCTCGCGGCGATAGCCTTCGGGTGCCGCCAGATCCTCGGGCGGACCGGGCGGGCGGGTGCCGCCGGCGACACGGGTCAGGCCCTCCTCGTCGCGCCGTCCCATCGCCTTGTCGCGCGCGATGTGGCGGGTGACGCCGCTGTAGGTCGCCAACCGCTTGCCGTTCTGCAGCACCGAGCCG
This genomic interval carries:
- a CDS encoding PaaI family thioesterase, giving the protein MSAEPAIAVEVPAHFEPLRGNVGFGALIGPLYLRKPKEGRAYAWGFRATEKHLNPGGIVHGGMLVSFADTCLGALAFFAGGKTPSSTIDLASSFVAPGRAGDWIECTGSVTRTTRDLVFVTGRVYVGDRTLVDLKGIWKILRS
- a CDS encoding ROK family protein; amino-acid sequence: MLAHAAKILPAVSVDTYNEELRDDEGFVGDRASGRAFRAILDDWRDLVREQGDDPFGDTATENIRKTQMDKMLAGDDPRAAGLVHTVIEEFAGELATVVRRFLRLQSWKGTESIVIGGGLSASHIGTLAIGRAGLILAGEGIEVMLRPIEHHPDEAGLVGAVQLAPSWVLAGHDAILAIDIGGTNLRVGVVELNLGRKDSLAKAKVWKLRHWRHADDEPTRAQTLKRLNAMTVEMIERAEVGKVRLAPFLGIACPGLIDASGRIRSGGQNLPGNWQDDDFHLPSSLDLPRIGGHEPVVMMHNDAVVQGLSAVPVMKSLRHWGVLTIGTGLGNARFSNHPREA
- a CDS encoding MarR family transcriptional regulator: MTATETWPLFLRAHAALTDAIGARLSAAGLPSLLWYDALWALERAPGRRLRMGELADTMVLSRSHLTHLVGQLEKARLVRRSRSPDDRRGTYAALTDKGAALRARMWPVYRASIDELFARRLRPAQAGAMAAGFRRLLAGLR
- a CDS encoding catalase; translated protein: MAKTTGEAAAGRTPGASQARTAGQATGKVETAKTQELAHHSQPPGERLTTNQGVRVGDDQSSLKAHGRGATLIEDILMREKITHFDHERIPERVVHARGAGAHGVFVSYGDLSELTMAAPLQAKGIETPVFVRFSTVVGSRGSSDTPRDVRGFAVKFYTTSGVWDLVGNNMPVFFIQDASKFPDLVHAVKPEPHNEIPQATAAHDTFWDFVSLTPESAHMLMWAMSDRALPRSFATMEGFGVHTFRLVNAEGVSRFVKFHWKPLKGVASQVWDEAQLTSGRDPDFHRRDLFEAIERGDFPEWELGLQIVEEKDEHAFDFDLLDPTKIIPEEVVPIRRVGRLTLNRNPDNFFAETEQVAFDTGHIIPGIDFTNDPLLQGRLFSYIDTQLRRVGPNFHELPINRSLAPVDSNQRDGFARMTINTGRVSYFPNSLARGCPMHSPQAAEAFRSLAREESGAKTRRRSPSFDDHFSQATMFWNSMSEWEKDHIAAAFSFELNNVVDEGVRNRMMNEILVNIDAELAALVSAQTGIALEPAGTPDTPTPSAPTPSGPIRRDAVTLRSPALSMDRPAPSVKGRKVGILIGYGAEAAELNALVDALDQAGIVAELIAPSAGLFTDARGKTIKVNRAAPNAPSVTYDAALVPSGVGKALAASSLAMRFLAEAYRHGKPIAVAHQSGDLLQACDFASDEGVVVADPGKLAASLIGAMARHRFPYRQKRKKE
- a CDS encoding glutathione S-transferase family protein, with the translated sequence MTDLVLVSHHLCPYVQRAAIALMEKDVPFERRDIDLADKPDWFRAISPLGRTPVLLVDGKPLFESAIIADYLDETRPPRLHPEDAFERARHRGWVEVASAILNDIAGFYGAPDAATLGARREAMAAKFARVEEALGEGPYFAGAAFSLVDAAFGPVFRYFDVFDTIADFAVFAATPKVRAWRQALAARPSVRAAVAADYPKRLRRFLLARRSELSRRMALAA
- a CDS encoding crotonase/enoyl-CoA hydratase family protein; the encoded protein is MAYTTFDFDVSDNVAHIRLNRPDKRNSMTREFWEEIRHVFAVAIGEERAEVRVAVISSTGPHFTAGMDLSVFGSIVAEEADPARRRERFRRGLLAYQESFSVMEKVRVPVLAAVQGGCIGGGVDMISACDMRYCTDDAFFTIKEIDLGMTADVGTLQRLPHLIPQGLVRELAYTGRALSAQEALRAGLVNTVHTTQAGMLESVMGIARTIAAKSPLAVYGSKEMINYARDHSVDEALNYMSVWNAAFIHGADMPEAFTATREKRAPHFADLDLRKTI